In Fluviicola taffensis DSM 16823, the following are encoded in one genomic region:
- a CDS encoding alpha-ketoacid dehydrogenase subunit alpha/beta — protein MASQTPQEELIAVDFNTFKSEVLKDFRLASISRETSLLGRKEVLTGKAKFGIFGDGKELAQIALAKQFRDGDFRSGYYRDQTLMMAIDQLSVREYFSGLFGHTDEVVEPQSAGRQMGGHFSTRNLDENGNWKNLTQQKNSSADISPTAGQMPRLLGLAQASKIYREHPTLKDLEEFKKFSNGGNEVAFGTIGDASTSEGPFWETINAAGVLQVPMVMSVWDDGYGISVPREHQTTKGSISEALSGMQRSADSKGYEIFVTKGWDYAHLCETYEKAVELARTEHIPVLVHVKEVNQPQGHSTSGSHERYKDAARLQWESDFDCIHKFKEWILNFDADGQKLASEEELAEISKESKDFVNVQKKEAWALFTQDLKQDLDRAVAVLENLANESSNGIFIKREIEALQKTMNPIRKDVFNTVRKVLRLVREENTAARTALIAWLKQETENNSDRYSSYLYSNSENSALKVTPVAPAYDGSGHLEDGRIILRDNFKAIFEKHPEALIFGEDAGKIGGVNQSLEGLQDQFGTLRVSDVGIRECTIIGQGIGMAMRGLRPIAEIQYLDYLLYGIQIMSDDLATVQYRTKGGQKAPLIISTRGHRLEGIWHSGSPMGMIINSIRGIHVCVPRNMTKAAGFYNTLMQADEPALVIEPLNGYRIKEEMPNNIGSFTTPLGIPEIVTEGTDLTIVSYGSTFNLCEVAAKSLTELGISVELIDVQTLLPFDINGMVSESLKKTNRLMIVDEDVSSGATAFLLDQILVKQGAFEYLDSAPVTLSAKDHRPAYGTDGDYFSKPSVDDIVETAYSIMNEADPTAFPSIY, from the coding sequence ATGGCATCACAAACACCCCAAGAAGAATTGATCGCAGTGGACTTTAATACATTCAAATCGGAAGTATTGAAAGACTTTCGTTTGGCTAGTATCTCCAGAGAAACCTCGCTTTTAGGACGAAAAGAAGTTCTTACCGGAAAAGCAAAGTTTGGAATTTTTGGCGACGGAAAAGAGTTGGCACAAATTGCATTGGCAAAACAATTCAGAGATGGTGATTTTAGATCAGGATATTACAGGGATCAAACCTTGATGATGGCCATTGATCAATTAAGTGTGCGTGAGTATTTCTCTGGTTTATTTGGTCATACAGACGAAGTGGTTGAACCACAATCTGCTGGACGTCAAATGGGTGGACATTTCTCCACACGTAACCTGGACGAAAATGGAAACTGGAAAAACCTAACACAACAAAAGAATTCCTCAGCTGACATCTCTCCTACTGCTGGACAAATGCCCCGTTTATTAGGATTGGCTCAAGCTTCAAAAATTTATAGAGAACACCCAACATTGAAAGATTTGGAAGAATTTAAAAAATTCTCCAATGGCGGAAATGAAGTTGCTTTCGGAACAATCGGTGATGCTTCTACTTCAGAAGGTCCTTTTTGGGAAACTATCAATGCTGCAGGCGTTTTACAAGTTCCAATGGTCATGTCTGTTTGGGATGATGGATACGGAATTTCAGTTCCTCGCGAACATCAAACAACGAAAGGAAGTATCTCTGAGGCATTGAGCGGAATGCAGCGTTCTGCAGATTCGAAAGGATATGAAATCTTCGTTACCAAAGGTTGGGATTATGCACATTTGTGTGAAACTTACGAAAAAGCAGTTGAATTAGCTCGAACAGAACATATTCCTGTATTGGTTCACGTAAAAGAAGTGAATCAACCGCAAGGACACTCTACTTCGGGATCACATGAGCGTTACAAAGACGCTGCTCGTTTGCAGTGGGAATCAGACTTTGATTGCATCCACAAATTCAAAGAGTGGATCCTAAACTTTGATGCTGATGGTCAAAAATTGGCTTCTGAAGAAGAATTAGCTGAGATTTCAAAAGAATCAAAAGACTTCGTAAACGTACAAAAGAAAGAAGCTTGGGCGTTATTCACACAGGATTTAAAACAAGATTTAGATAGAGCTGTTGCAGTTTTAGAAAACCTAGCGAATGAAAGTTCAAATGGGATTTTCATCAAAAGAGAGATTGAAGCACTTCAAAAAACAATGAATCCAATCCGCAAGGATGTATTCAATACCGTTCGAAAAGTCTTGCGTTTGGTTCGCGAAGAAAATACAGCAGCTAGAACAGCTTTAATTGCTTGGTTGAAACAAGAAACAGAAAACAACTCTGATCGTTATAGCAGCTACCTGTATTCCAATTCGGAAAATAGTGCATTGAAAGTAACACCAGTTGCACCTGCTTATGATGGAAGCGGTCACCTCGAAGACGGAAGAATTATACTTCGTGATAATTTTAAAGCAATTTTCGAAAAACACCCGGAAGCATTAATTTTTGGTGAAGATGCAGGAAAAATAGGCGGAGTAAATCAATCATTGGAAGGATTACAAGATCAGTTCGGTACATTGCGTGTTTCAGATGTTGGAATTCGCGAGTGCACCATTATTGGTCAAGGAATTGGTATGGCAATGCGCGGATTAAGGCCGATTGCTGAAATTCAATACTTGGATTACTTGCTTTATGGAATTCAGATTATGTCTGATGATTTAGCAACAGTTCAATACCGAACAAAAGGCGGACAAAAAGCTCCATTGATTATTTCAACTCGTGGACATCGTTTGGAAGGAATTTGGCACAGTGGTTCACCAATGGGAATGATTATCAATTCCATTCGTGGTATTCACGTATGTGTTCCAAGAAATATGACAAAAGCTGCGGGTTTCTACAACACCTTAATGCAAGCAGATGAACCAGCTTTGGTGATTGAGCCATTAAACGGATACCGCATTAAAGAAGAGATGCCAAACAACATTGGAAGCTTTACAACTCCATTGGGAATTCCTGAAATAGTTACTGAAGGAACAGATTTGACAATTGTTTCTTACGGTTCTACATTTAATTTGTGTGAAGTAGCTGCAAAATCATTAACGGAACTGGGAATCTCTGTCGAGTTAATTGATGTCCAAACATTACTTCCATTCGACATCAATGGAATGGTTTCAGAATCATTGAAGAAAACAAATCGTTTAATGATTGTGGACGAAGATGTAAGTTCTGGTGCTACAGCATTTTTGTTGGATCAGATTTTGGTGAAACAAGGAGCTTTTGAATATTTAGATTCAGCTCCAGTAACATTGAGCGCAAAGGATCACAGACCAGCTTATGGAACGGATGGCGATTATTTCTCCAAACCAAGTGTAGACGATATTGTTGAAACAGCTTATTCAATTATGAACGAAGCAGATCCAACAGCTTTCCCTTCCATTTACTAA
- a CDS encoding toxin-antitoxin system YwqK family antitoxin, protein MKTASLLLVLTFHFSLQAGTLFEQLCVFNPNWGNYKSYVPIENERVFLSDKQYIQSHLELVIQVLNSPDLKCLNADQLRMRIRLIKVLSDYRLQGNFPLNYYKSERIPVFIDEHNTHCAVGYLMKESGFENLALKISKTDNYSWVKDLKDQEVIEWQQLSGFTLEELKLIQGAYDSYMPFALKAPNRIEIPQKPEVISVNFKQSDLLQSNSIGGTSKIWIRGEGKNGILHGRWQQNYSPSLPWILGFYQNGKREGKWLEYYQGTYALCRTEHWKDDKLNGIRTRFDRSGNVIEEIQFEDGNAIVKTNYELKQSLKYVRKPLGGDNVWTEVYDLNGGLLASGHETIHNPGNLQWFQNIELTALNTMSLSSQSYSMDLQIRKKGSSRFVQGASSVRLYSEPQLVEYIKQGDWVYYKDELDPLEVSNSVQMNQFFLSDFKRLGKEILTHVHVLPAPIDISGFDSVHVNYSDGKVNWLDGYRQQTRSRMEFEWYSVLENLQYYPIHSVPRFHSSHSKDWVKTYPLKSYGFVNENDEKISKWVHFDEFGQLIRIEEFIKPQKKEIARETN, encoded by the coding sequence ATGAAAACAGCTAGTTTACTTTTAGTACTTACATTTCATTTTTCGCTACAAGCGGGTACACTTTTTGAACAATTATGTGTTTTTAATCCGAATTGGGGTAATTACAAATCCTATGTTCCGATAGAAAATGAGCGTGTATTCCTCTCAGACAAACAGTATATTCAGTCTCATTTGGAATTGGTGATTCAAGTTCTGAATTCTCCCGATTTGAAATGTTTGAATGCCGATCAACTCAGAATGAGAATTCGTTTAATAAAGGTTCTTTCGGATTATCGTTTACAAGGAAATTTTCCATTGAATTACTATAAATCTGAGAGAATTCCAGTGTTTATCGATGAACATAATACGCATTGTGCAGTTGGTTATTTAATGAAGGAAAGCGGTTTTGAGAACTTGGCTCTAAAAATCTCAAAAACGGATAATTATAGTTGGGTAAAGGATTTAAAAGATCAAGAAGTCATTGAATGGCAGCAATTATCAGGATTTACATTAGAAGAATTGAAATTGATTCAAGGAGCTTATGATTCGTATATGCCATTTGCGTTAAAAGCCCCTAATCGGATTGAAATCCCGCAAAAACCAGAAGTTATTTCAGTCAATTTTAAACAGAGTGATTTGCTGCAAAGCAATAGTATTGGTGGAACCAGTAAGATTTGGATTCGTGGGGAAGGTAAGAATGGGATTTTACATGGAAGATGGCAGCAAAATTATTCTCCTTCTTTGCCTTGGATTTTAGGTTTTTATCAAAATGGTAAGCGTGAAGGAAAATGGCTGGAATATTATCAGGGAACGTATGCTTTATGTCGGACAGAACATTGGAAAGATGATAAATTGAATGGGATTCGTACGCGTTTTGATCGTTCTGGGAATGTCATCGAAGAGATTCAATTTGAAGATGGAAATGCGATCGTAAAAACAAACTATGAATTGAAGCAATCACTGAAATATGTGCGGAAACCTCTTGGAGGAGATAATGTGTGGACAGAAGTTTATGATTTGAATGGTGGATTACTTGCTTCTGGACATGAAACGATTCATAATCCAGGAAACCTACAGTGGTTTCAGAATATTGAATTAACAGCACTGAATACTATGTCTTTGTCTTCTCAGTCTTATTCTATGGATCTTCAGATTCGTAAAAAAGGAAGCTCGAGATTTGTGCAAGGGGCAAGTTCAGTTAGGTTATATTCAGAGCCACAATTGGTAGAGTATATTAAACAGGGAGATTGGGTTTATTACAAAGATGAATTAGATCCATTAGAAGTATCTAATTCAGTGCAGATGAATCAGTTTTTTCTGAGTGATTTCAAAAGACTTGGAAAAGAGATTTTAACCCATGTACATGTTTTACCAGCTCCGATAGACATATCAGGATTCGATTCCGTTCATGTGAATTATTCAGATGGGAAGGTTAATTGGTTGGATGGTTACAGGCAGCAAACACGATCACGTATGGAGTTTGAATGGTACTCCGTTTTGGAAAATCTTCAATATTACCCGATTCATTCAGTGCCTCGTTTTCATTCTTCACATTCAAAGGATTGGGTGAAGACTTATCCTCTTAAGAGTTATGGTTTTGTCAACGAAAATGATGAGAAAATTAGTAAATGGGTTCATTTTGATGAGTTTGGACAATTGATTCGAATAGAGGAATTTATCAAACCCCAGAAGAAGGAAATTGCAAGAGAAACAAATTAG
- a CDS encoding PspC domain-containing protein translates to MKKTLSIHLGRQLFVIEEDAYDRLQAYLKKLEASLANEAGNSEIVEDIEMRFAELLIQYLGETRQVVTISEIEKGIASLGEPEEITEETEQPKQQSTTTSQQETSGQKRMYRDMDNAVIGGLASGLAAYLNIDPIIIRIVFVIFGFMGFGVPVYLILWIIIPVAKTPADRLQMKGKPVNIDTLKEEFEKTAHRIKDETINAANRFKSNNQHLTKQASNFLRFIGKMMGVFFITSALIWLIVFSLVVSGIIDVVPTTGDQNFASLYEFLRLVSPANKSFSLIWIGILLVGFAGPLLSIAIGVRLLMGKVNKYFKLNFIVLPVFIFAGIILGIIGAINSARDYEIQREVKNQELTLNLEQLQLEELPLIVNSKEITGTHGIDFISIHKGQIMEHGIYIKYKESTDSLFHVSQKFSAHGIDMIAADKRSSHIKHQLKIEGNQLLVDPYYSFPLKDGLRNQEIEVVIEVPRGKKLFINNQEVLINGKEYSGVMYAGEAFEAEEN, encoded by the coding sequence ATGAAAAAAACACTTTCAATACATTTAGGTCGCCAATTATTTGTTATCGAGGAGGATGCATACGACCGTTTACAAGCTTACTTAAAGAAATTAGAAGCTTCCTTAGCTAACGAAGCCGGAAACAGCGAAATTGTGGAAGACATTGAAATGCGATTCGCTGAATTGTTGATCCAATATTTGGGAGAAACGCGTCAAGTTGTTACCATTTCTGAAATTGAAAAGGGAATTGCTTCTTTGGGTGAACCAGAAGAAATCACCGAAGAAACAGAACAACCAAAACAACAAAGTACAACAACTTCACAGCAAGAAACTAGCGGACAAAAAAGAATGTACCGTGACATGGACAATGCAGTGATTGGTGGTTTAGCATCAGGTTTGGCTGCCTACTTAAATATCGACCCAATTATTATTCGAATTGTTTTTGTAATCTTCGGGTTCATGGGATTTGGAGTTCCCGTTTACTTGATTCTCTGGATAATCATTCCAGTTGCGAAAACACCTGCCGATCGGCTACAAATGAAAGGGAAACCTGTCAATATTGATACCCTAAAAGAAGAGTTCGAAAAAACAGCACACCGAATCAAAGATGAAACAATCAATGCTGCTAATCGGTTTAAAAGCAACAATCAACACTTAACCAAACAAGCGTCGAACTTTCTGCGATTCATTGGAAAAATGATGGGTGTATTCTTTATTACGAGCGCGTTGATTTGGTTAATCGTATTCTCTTTAGTTGTAAGCGGAATTATTGATGTAGTTCCCACAACTGGTGATCAGAATTTTGCATCTCTTTATGAATTCCTTCGATTAGTTTCACCAGCTAACAAATCCTTTTCGTTGATTTGGATCGGAATTTTACTGGTCGGATTTGCAGGACCTTTGCTTTCAATTGCCATTGGAGTGAGGTTGTTGATGGGAAAAGTAAACAAGTATTTTAAACTAAACTTCATTGTCTTACCTGTATTCATTTTTGCAGGAATCATTCTTGGAATCATTGGTGCTATTAACTCTGCAAGGGATTATGAAATACAACGCGAAGTTAAAAATCAAGAGTTAACTCTAAATTTGGAGCAATTACAACTAGAAGAACTCCCACTCATCGTAAATAGCAAAGAAATTACAGGGACTCATGGAATTGATTTTATCTCTATACACAAAGGTCAGATTATGGAGCATGGAATCTATATCAAATACAAAGAGTCTACTGATAGCTTATTCCATGTATCTCAAAAATTCAGCGCCCATGGAATCGATATGATTGCTGCTGATAAGAGAAGTTCACATATTAAACATCAGTTGAAAATAGAAGGAAATCAGTTATTAGTAGATCCATATTATTCTTTTCCTTTGAAAGACGGATTAAGAAATCAGGAAATTGAAGTCGTAATCGAAGTTCCAAGAGGAAAAAAGCTATTTATCAATAACCAAGAAGTACTGATTAACGGAAAAGAATATTCTGGAGTGATGTATGCAGGCGAAGCATTTGAAGCGGAAGAAAACTGA
- a CDS encoding PadR family transcriptional regulator, whose protein sequence is MNVENTQAQMRKGILEFCILSILNNKEAYPSEILDQLKQAKLIVVEGTLYPLLTRLKNIELLTYRWEESTSGPPRKYYSITEGGKNTLEALQITWNELQHAVETLTAKKN, encoded by the coding sequence ATGAATGTAGAAAATACTCAGGCGCAAATGCGAAAAGGAATCCTGGAATTCTGTATTCTCAGCATCCTAAATAATAAAGAAGCTTATCCTTCTGAAATTTTGGATCAACTGAAACAGGCAAAGCTAATTGTGGTTGAAGGAACCCTTTATCCACTTTTAACTCGCTTGAAGAATATCGAACTCCTCACCTATCGTTGGGAAGAATCCACTTCTGGTCCGCCTAGAAAATATTACTCCATCACGGAAGGAGGAAAAAACACATTAGAAGCTTTACAAATCACATGGAATGAGCTTCAACACGCCGTAGAAACATTAACTGCTAAAAAGAACTGA
- the rpsA gene encoding 30S ribosomal protein S1, translating into MAKQINAQGSADFDWDALALDGYTLAQRSELSDTYEKTLTSINEKEVIEGTVIAVSKKEVIINVGYKSEGVVAASEFRYNAELKAGDVVDVFVECQEDKSGQLVISHRTARMHKAWIRVNDVLRTGEVITGFVKCRTKGGLIVDVFGIEAFLPGSQIDVKPIRDYDIYVGKNMEFKVVKINQEFRNVVVSHKALIEAELEEQKKQIISGLEKGQVLEGTVKNITSYGVFIDLGGVDGLIHITDLSWGRVNHPEEIVELDQKLNVVILDFDDDKKRIALGLKQLQPHPWDALDTNLAVGDKVSGKVVVLADYGAFVEIAAGVEGLIHVSEMSWSQHLRSAQDFMQVGDTVEAVILTLDREERKMSLGIKQLMPDPWSAIEAKYAVATKHKAKVRNFTNFGVFVELEEGVDGLIHISDLSWQKKIKHPSEFCKVGDEMEVVVLEIDRENRRISLGHKQLEENPWDVFETIFGEGSVHQGTIIETKDKAGIVALPYGVEGICPSKHLRKEDGSNAKVEETLDFKVIEFNKESKKIVVSHTRTFEEGTDEKTTAKPAAGKKGATSGSGAGSSTSQAVKANNQGNEKSTLGDLDALAALKEKMEGGE; encoded by the coding sequence ATGGCAAAACAAATTAACGCGCAGGGATCTGCGGATTTTGATTGGGACGCATTAGCGTTAGACGGGTACACATTAGCTCAACGTTCAGAACTTTCTGACACGTATGAGAAAACCCTAACTTCAATTAACGAGAAAGAAGTTATTGAAGGTACTGTTATAGCAGTTTCCAAAAAAGAAGTAATCATTAATGTTGGTTACAAATCTGAAGGAGTTGTTGCTGCTTCAGAATTTCGTTACAATGCTGAATTAAAAGCTGGTGATGTAGTAGACGTATTCGTAGAATGCCAAGAAGACAAAAGCGGTCAATTGGTTATCTCTCACAGAACGGCTCGTATGCACAAAGCATGGATTCGCGTGAATGACGTATTGCGTACAGGTGAGGTTATCACAGGTTTCGTAAAATGTCGTACTAAAGGAGGTTTAATTGTTGACGTATTTGGAATTGAGGCTTTCTTGCCAGGTTCTCAAATCGATGTTAAACCAATCCGTGACTACGATATCTATGTTGGTAAAAACATGGAATTCAAAGTTGTTAAGATTAATCAAGAGTTTAGAAACGTTGTTGTTTCTCACAAAGCGTTGATCGAAGCAGAATTGGAAGAACAAAAGAAACAAATCATCTCTGGCCTAGAGAAAGGACAAGTATTAGAAGGTACTGTGAAAAACATTACTTCTTATGGTGTGTTTATCGACTTAGGTGGTGTAGATGGATTGATTCACATTACAGATTTATCTTGGGGTCGTGTTAACCACCCAGAGGAAATCGTTGAATTGGATCAAAAATTGAACGTTGTTATCTTAGACTTTGATGATGATAAAAAACGTATCGCTTTAGGTTTAAAACAATTACAACCACATCCATGGGATGCTTTAGACACAAACTTAGCTGTTGGTGATAAAGTTTCTGGAAAAGTTGTTGTTTTAGCTGACTACGGTGCATTCGTTGAAATCGCTGCAGGAGTTGAAGGATTAATTCACGTTTCTGAAATGAGCTGGTCTCAACATTTACGTTCTGCTCAAGACTTCATGCAAGTTGGAGATACAGTTGAGGCTGTTATCTTGACTTTGGATCGTGAAGAGCGTAAAATGTCTCTAGGTATTAAACAATTGATGCCAGATCCATGGTCTGCAATCGAGGCTAAATATGCAGTTGCTACTAAGCACAAAGCTAAAGTTCGTAACTTCACCAACTTCGGTGTATTCGTAGAATTAGAAGAAGGTGTTGATGGATTGATTCACATTTCTGATCTTTCTTGGCAAAAGAAAATCAAGCACCCATCTGAATTCTGTAAGGTAGGTGACGAAATGGAAGTAGTTGTATTGGAAATTGATCGTGAAAATCGTCGTATTTCTTTAGGACACAAACAATTGGAAGAAAATCCATGGGATGTGTTTGAAACTATCTTCGGAGAAGGTTCAGTACACCAAGGTACTATTATCGAAACAAAAGATAAAGCTGGTATCGTAGCACTTCCTTACGGTGTTGAGGGAATTTGTCCTTCTAAACACTTACGTAAAGAAGACGGATCAAATGCCAAAGTTGAAGAGACACTTGATTTCAAAGTAATCGAATTCAACAAAGAGTCTAAGAAAATTGTTGTTTCTCACACTCGTACATTTGAAGAAGGTACAGACGAAAAAACTACCGCAAAACCTGCAGCTGGTAAAAAAGGTGCAACTAGCGGAAGTGGAGCTGGTTCTTCTACATCACAAGCTGTTAAAGCTAACAACCAAGGAAATGAGAAATCAACTCTAGGTGACTTAGATGCTTTAGCTGCATTGAAAGAAAAAATGGAAGGCGGAGAGTAA